A part of Dryobates pubescens isolate bDryPub1 chromosome 3, bDryPub1.pri, whole genome shotgun sequence genomic DNA contains:
- the GCM1 gene encoding chorion-specific transcription factor GCMa, with the protein MLKSADNVMEQEDLAGEITSWDINDIKLPQDVRQIDWFQEWPDSYVKHIYSSEDKNAQRHHSSWAMRNTNNHNSRILKKSCLGVVVCGNDCSTLDGRKIYLRPAICDKARQKQQRKCCPNCNGPLRLLSCRGHGGYPVTNFWRHEGQFIFFQSKGAHDHPRPETKREAEARRSIQKAQRASSPSSPRYKRTQETESLTGAMPTQEALPWLFSKPDPYLLPANFGGHLSKNLQEQMLGNCSEQPPYLRAAGEDDCSREVPAWNRSPALGRTLSTGRSWSSPAINAPCTAPSAQHCAYPSTQHIVPTTKGGHGPFRPNAGPLGAEPCEGKSPLAYSSSCIPLPSYPQGGSCPMADGAQHQCQFSLPRGSQGERGEGGHSVGLNCCNDDMFFNLYPLR; encoded by the exons ATGCTGAAAAGTGCAGACAATGTTATGGAGCAGGAGGACCTTGCTGGAGAAATTACAAGTTGGGATATCAATGACATCAAACTTCCCCAG GATGTAAGACAGATAGACTGGTTTCAAGAATGGCCAGATTCTTATGTAAAACATATCTATAGCTCAGAGGATAAAAATGCTCAGaggcaccacagcagctgggcaaTGAGAAACACCAACAACCACAACTCCCGCATCTTAAAAAAGTCCTGCCTTGGGGTGGTGGTCTGCGGCAACGACTGCTCGACCCTGGATGGGAGGAAGATCTACCTAAGACCAGCCATATGTGACAAAGCTAGGCAAAAACAACAGC GGAAATGCTGTCCAAACTGCAACGGACCCCTGCGCCTCCTTTCCTGCCGAGGCCATGGTGGTTACCCAGTTACCAATTTCTGGAGGCATGAAGGCCAATTCATATTTTTTCAG TCCAAAGGAGCTCATGACCATCCACGTCCAGAAACAAAACGAGAGGCAGAAGCTAGAAGATCAATCCAAAAAGCACAAAGAGCTTCTTCTCCATCTTCCCCAAGATACAAAAGAACCCAGGAGACTGAG TCTTTGACAGGTGCAATGCCAACACAGGAGGCTTTGCCTTGGTTGTTTTCCAAGCCAGACCCTTACCTGCTACCTGCTAATTTTGGGGGACATTTAAGCAAAAATTTACAAGAGCAAATGCTGGGcaactgctctgagcagccaccATAcctgagggcagctggggaggatgaTTGCTCCAGAGAGGTGCCAGCCTGGAACAGGAGCCCTGCCCTTGGAAGGACCCTGAGCACTGGGAGGTcttggagcagccctgccatcaacgctccctgcacagccccttctgCACAACACTGCGCCtaccccagcacccagcacattGTGCCCACAACAAAGGGTGGCCACGGCCCCTTCAGGCCTAATGCTGGCCCTCTGGGGGctgagccctgtgaggggaAATCCCCACTGgcctacagcagcagctgcatcccTCTGCCATCATATCCTCAGGGAGGCAGCTGTCCCATGGCGGATGGGGCACAACACCAGTGCCAGTTCTCACTGCCTAGGGGAAGCCAAGGAGagaggggtgagggagggcaTTCTGTGGGTCTCAACTGCTGCAATGATGACATGTTTTTTAACCTGTACCCCTTGCGGTGA